ACCGTAATTCTACTGTTGGTTGGGTGATGTGTGAGCAGCCTCTGACAtggcaaataattttttttttcttttttttagctACGTGAAACATGTTATATGGACGTTTCATTGGAAAAATTTGCCGGAAATTCATTCTCAGTTTGAAATAACTGTTTATTCTGCGGATGATTTTTCTGAAACAAACTGAAATTCAGTGATCGCCGTAAAACTCAATTAAATTTAGTGAAGACGAGTGAAAATTACCCGTAATATTTATAACCAAGAAATGCAGCTGGAAGTATGGAATAGATAAGcagaataatatttataatctgTTCAGAATCTCCTTCTGATGATAGatgattaaaatcaaatatcTAGGGCCCTAAAAATTTTCAAGGAACGAGCAACCTTACTCtagtaataaaataatcagCCAGCATTCTTCCTTCATCACTATATATAATCTTAACACATAACCAATCAGGGatacaaaattcaaaattcatctGCTAAATTCTCCTCGTATTTTACCCAAGTGTTTATTCCCCCACATCATGAACAACTTCAATTTAACAGGCTTTCCTCTAAAGCCTTTGTTTCTCCTGTGCCCTAAAACTCGAAACCCCTCTTAATGATCAATCAATTCTCCTGACATAAAATCTAAAACAAGTCTAAAATCCCGGATTATAAATTCATTAAGAATAGCACCATGCACTGGCAAATTTCTCCAACCAACAATATCACCAAAAGAATATTTTAGTACTTGATAATAACAAAGGTATAATTTCATTTCTGTTTCTCTGACCTCAAAACCAACGGCATTTGTGAGACCATGAATAAGAATACGACGAACCCATCTCCCAAAATCCCAAGAAGGAAAAATCTAAAACTACCCAAAAACATTGCAAAAATCGACAGTTGATGGTGGGATATACCTGTAAACCGCAATAAAGAACTGTGAAAGGATCGAAAGCAATCCATCTGCTAACCAATTCTTATAATGGAAGTACGGAGAGTGATTCCTCTACTTTCCATATTTCTCCTGTTCTTCTCCCCGATCTTGTGCAAATTTTACCGtgcaaatattttatatttacaaaGATTTTCGGCCTACTGGATGTAAAAGCCAaaacttttcatttttaatgaCAAAAGTCCCGcattttaaaaagaatttattaattaatttattttaatttatatataaataacatATATATTCAAGACAGACAGCGAAATTTTTTTACCAAATAATTAGAGAGtttagttttataaaatttgaaatatttttaatttagttatttgaaaataaggataattattaatttaaaaaaaaaattaaagaccttattattatttaatgcgAGCGGGGTACTGATTCACCCATTTAAATTCGGTTGAACCAATCAATTCATCGGTTTTTTTGGTCAACCCATTTAAATTCGGGCCAATGGTtggtcagttcagagtttggtcCGGTTCTGGCAACAGTGGACTGGATAAGTGAGGGATTAGTCGGCTCTGTACCATCAAATCGAATAGTTTCATGGAAATAATCGGACTTTTGCAGGCACCCTGTTTTGTTAACATTCTTTAATGCCACCcaaattgtaataaaataaagagaaattcaaaccaagaaaaaaacaaagctccccttgttcttcttctttgctcattttttcaatttcttccccTTCCTTCTTTTTCATCCAACAATTTCTTGAAGTCGCTTTCAATGGCTCACCAAGGTCTGCCTTCCATTGACCCTGCCGTTTTGGACGATATTATCAGTCGTCTGTTGGATTTTAGGCAAACTAGAGCAGCCAAACACCAGCAGGTTCAGCTAACTGAGAATGAGATCCGCCAACTCTGTGATGTGTCTGCGGAAATCTTTCTTCAACAGCCCAATCTCCTCGAGCTCGAAGCCCCCATCAAGATCTGCGGTACTTGCTTTTATTTCCCTTTTTCACTCCtcaatctcttgtttctttttattGCTTCGTTGGGCGAGATAAGTGTTTAATTAGATAGAGTTGTGTTGTTGCGTATGACATAAAAACTGATACTTCTCTCGTTGTCGCCTTCAAGTTGGATTTCGATATTTCGCTAAACTTTGAGTATTTGTGGATTGGAAAAATGACTGCTTCTTGATTCAACAAGCTAGGGATCCATGGTGAACTTATGGGGGAGGTTATCATTATTGTTCTTATTATTATGGGTCAATTAGCAATTATTGAGGGTAATATAAGGGAAATCCAAAACTTTATGTACACAATGGCAAATAATACAAGGAATGAAAATAGATGGGCCAAGTACTGGTGAGTAGATCCTAGGTTTTCTGGGTATTAATTCTGACTAATGCAATCGCAAGACTTGGTAAGTCTTGGACTGCAACTCACAAGTTGCTGGTTTTAACAGCAGCTTAATGCAAAAATGCCAAGGGCAAGACTGTAACTGCAGTTCCTTTTACAGGCCATGGCGCTTCTTTCATTTGCTATTATCTGTGATGTTCTATTAAGTTCCTATATAGAACTGATGACATGGTGAATATGAACTAGCTACTCTTCAGTTGTATACTGTTAATGTAATCTGGGGTGTCACTCAACGAGTTCACCAAACTAGCTCATCTGTGTTGTTAAATATGATtagcataattttatttttcagtagACTCCgagctctctttttttttcttcccagttatattttttctataatttccCAAATATACATGTGtttatgctttttttttccCCTGAAAATTTAGTTCTTGCAATCCATCATAATTATTCATAGATAAATCTCACATTTGGATTGGTCGGTCATCATCTTTCTGTATGGTACTATTAGCAATTTTTAGAGGTTTTTCTGATCATATGAGGTGATTTTGAAGTGTTGAAACTGAAAATGATGGTTCAGAACTTTTTTTAAGTGGATAATATCTATTGTTAAGTGGCTTGTGCTAGTGTAGCCTTATAGAATTCTTTTTTGCTGTGGCTGTAATTCTTGTTCTTGGTGATCTCAGTTGTATCACTCTATCATGGCTATATTGTGAGTAAAGCTTATTTGTGTGGAAGTTGGCCTCTATTCTGGCAACAGAGTGAACATGGAAGCGGGAGGCATGGTATAAAAGTATAGTATATCTGCGAAGCGAATTGAGTTAtacaaattcttaattttttttattaaatctcaCAATTTACTCCCTGTTATTAGGCTGGCCGATCAACTACACTAGAACAATATATGTGATAGGATCCAGAACATAGTTTAAACTTGTCAAAACATTGTGTCTAGCATTATGCTACCTCTTAAATTGTCAAAACATTTTCCCATTGGTTTTGGAAGGGAGAACTATTCCAATGCATATCACCTTGAGGAATGGAGTCTCTGGAAATCATTCATGCTGCATTATATCCTTCATGTTGTTTGTTGTCAGAGTTCCCCTGTCAATATTGTAACTTGCCAACAGTCCCTGATTTGGGGCTTAAAAGTGGTTTTAcaataaaagttttaagttaGATATTAAAGTGctttatttagttaaaatattgCTGCTTCATGCGTTAGCTGTGACTTTCTTTTGCTGTTACATCTTCACCTAAATTGGAAAAATTGTTTACCTTCAGGTGTAATTTGAACAAATCATAATAGTTATGCCTAACTTGACTTTTTACTGCAATGCCCTTTTAATTTTGACATCTTACATATCTGAAGAGAACTCCTCATcactgttattattattattttgtattcTCGTCCTTCAAGTTGTGCTTTAATAGTTATTTatctttttagttatttttcttTGGATTCAGGTGATATTCATGGGCAGTATTCTGATCTTTTGAGGCTTTTTGAATATGGGGGTTTTCCTCCCAGTGCTAATTATTTGTTCCTAGGCGATTATGTAGATCGTGGAAAGCAGAGTTTGGAAACAATATGCCTTTTGCTTGCCTATAAAATCAAGTACCCTGAGAACTTCTTTCTTTTGAGGGGAAATCATGAATCTGCATCTATTAATCGAATTTATGGATTTTATGATGAATGTAAACGCCGATTCAATGTGAAACTTTGGAGAACCTTTACGGATTGTTTTAACTGTCTACCTGTTGCTGCTCTTATAGATGACAAAATATTGTGCATGCATGGAGGGCTTTCCCCTGATTTAACAAATTTGGATCAAATTAGAAATTTACCCCGTCCAACTGATATTCCAGAATCTGGGTTGCTTTGTGATTTACTTTGGTCTGATCCTAGTAGAGATGTTAAAGGCTGGGCAATGAATGACCGAGGGGTCTCATACACTTTCGGATCAGATAAAGTGTCAGAATTCTTAATTAATAATGATATGGATCTTGTTTGTCGTGCCCATCAGGTAGGTTAACCTTGCACCTGTTGTCACTCTTTTAGCTCAATCAGTTTATGAGGATgccccttttctttctttttcaggtTGTCGAGGATGGATATGAATTCTTTGCGGACAGGCAGCTTGTTACAATTTTTTCTGCTCCCAACTATTGTGGTGAATTTGATAATGCTGGTGCAatgatgagtgttgatgaaacCTTAATGTGCTCTTTCCAAATACTTAAGCCTGCAGATAGAAAGTCCAAATTCCAGTGAAAAGGACGTGTGCTATCTTGATTCCTGCATACTATTGCTAACGTAAgggtaataaatttttttgcaTTTTTCCTGCCATTTAAAGGGTTTGCAGTTTTTCTTATTAAGGTCCATCATAATTTCAATGACAAAAGATGCATTAGTTGGTTCATGTGGTAATGCACATCCTAGTGTGTATGGATCTTttcctatttttattttttgaactgATCTTAATGTGTAGATCAGGGATAAgctatagtaattttttttttgtggggtTCTCAGTCTCTCTCTCAGGTTCAGcaacatatatatttttcacacCTTGTTTGGGAACTTTTTTGGagggaaagaaaaataagagaggAAAATAGAAATGCTAGAAAAGACATCTTCCTCCCCTTGCTTGGATATTCGGGAGGAAAATTGCCTTTTTTAAACGGTGAAATATCCATTTTGTCCTTCTACTCGTAATTAAAATAAGTAGTTACAGGTATATAATTgtcatttcatttatttttccatCCGCTTTCTCTTCAAATTAGAGAGAGTGAATAAtaacattttttataatatttgtcacctattattttcttttcctctctATTTCCGTTCAATCCAAAGAtagaagaggaaaatattttaattttcttctaAATTTTCCACTTTCTTATTCCAAACAGTCTTAATGACTAGAGGATGATTTATGCCTTCGTGGTTCTGTGGAAGTCTGTATTTAGGAAAGCTACTCTGTGCTGACATACCATTAGGTTTCTACTTCGTTCATCTTTGTCAAAATGATCATTTGATTTGTTCACTCTAACTTTCCTTTATTCACGTTTGTAATCTATTCTAATTAGCCATTTTGTTTGCTAATCTGTTAACTACATCCTTGCAGAACTTAATTATCCCACATGTGATTTGAGAAACATTTGAAGATTGATATTATAACCTCAGAACTCCAAACTTGAGGTGGTGTGCAAATAGCAGGTCGTTTCTTACGTTGAGGGATGAGGGTAGGAGTCTATTGATAGTTTTTGGAGGAACACTCTATTTCCTTCGGTATGGAGGTATCCCCTTTTAGTGCAAGGGCACAGGCCATAAGTTTATCCacttcaatatttttatttcacaaAAATTGTGATGCTCGTGTAAATACATTTTTTTGCTGTaaatgattgcattagtacgcTACTGAGATTGCCCTTTCATGAGATTTTCCTTTTAGTGGATGAAGTTTGTGCTGGATCATATGGATCAGGTACAAGTCAACTTTCTATTGGCAGTCCAAGACTCGAACGAGACTTGCCTGAATAAAAACTCAGCTCGTCAGCGTTTGTTTTCTCCTTAATTTATTGCTTGaaagaattttaataaataaacttgaaatatttaaaactcgattgaatttatttccaccaatcatatataattttgaaatatcttttatttttaagtgaAAAATGAATTactttgttaaaaatattttttaaaaaaaaatatttccacGGAAATTTATTTGTCATATAAAGCTGTGTTCCTGAAATAAATTGACCCTTGtacttttttatttagtttttatccAATGAGTATGAATCATGTAACAATGGAAAAAGTTATTATCGTTAGATtagattttatataatttatcttttttaattaatttattgtaaaCTATTCACTGTATTTGCAGTTTTGAATTGTaagtttttttcttataaaaaaaaaagatattgatAAACCTGAGAGCATAAAAAGTTTATAGCTAGTCTGACAGTTCACcgtcaatataaataaaatgacaAAATGAGCAAGGCCTTTTTGTTCAaagattaaaaaattcattaaatccAATTAATTCAGACCTATAGGAATAGGAGGTTTAAAGGTTCTTTTGTTTTTCGTAAATAAATtaccaaataataataattatttattataaatataatctcataaatataactatttatttttttattaaattaattacacCAGAACAGTTGCGGCGCTGTTAATCAGAAATCTTAGTCACCGGCTGTTGGTATGAAAGGCAATAACCTCATACCTCGCCTAGAATATAATTTcgacaaaatataaaaaacttgTTGCTGCCCAGGATCGAACTGGGGACCTTCAGTGTGTAAGACTGACGTGATAACCACTACACCACAGCAACTGCTTGTTCGTGATGTTGCCTCTTCAAAAATCTAGATTTATCGGTACTTCGGCCTCCGCGATAATCCGTCTCCAAGCTCATGAAAGATGTCGAAGGCACTTGCAGGTTATTGTTGTTATTTCTGTTTTCTGTTCTACTGCTTTCAATTTCCTTCATATATACCACTTCTTTTTATCAATATGATATGGAACTCATATCTTCAATTTTGTTGGATTTCAAGAAAAATTCAGTTCAGCCATTTTTGGAATTGAAGAGAATGGTTTCTTAATTATGATTCCGTTG
The Manihot esculenta cultivar AM560-2 chromosome 1, M.esculenta_v8, whole genome shotgun sequence genome window above contains:
- the LOC110618777 gene encoding serine/threonine-protein phosphatase PP1 isozyme 2, encoding MAHQGLPSIDPAVLDDIISRLLDFRQTRAAKHQQVQLTENEIRQLCDVSAEIFLQQPNLLELEAPIKICGDIHGQYSDLLRLFEYGGFPPSANYLFLGDYVDRGKQSLETICLLLAYKIKYPENFFLLRGNHESASINRIYGFYDECKRRFNVKLWRTFTDCFNCLPVAALIDDKILCMHGGLSPDLTNLDQIRNLPRPTDIPESGLLCDLLWSDPSRDVKGWAMNDRGVSYTFGSDKVSEFLINNDMDLVCRAHQVVEDGYEFFADRQLVTIFSAPNYCGEFDNAGAMMSVDETLMCSFQILKPADRKSKFQ